TATAAACACTATGTTTTTTCCCAAAACAAGTGTCAGTCGTAGATACTCTCCTCTTCAaatctttagacaatttaacatTTCTCCTCAAGTAATACATCATCACATCAATATGttgcataataaaaaaaaaaaatacatccttataagatgatatatatatatatataaaccaatAAACTATAACAGACAATAAAACTTTATTACacatgggtaactggttaccatcatcaacacaaaatagttacaaagcttgggtaaccagttacccaatgAACTACAACAAAGCAAACAGTAAGGGAACTGGTTACCCAATAACATCataatatatatgataaataGATCACTAGACTTAATACCttttaaaacaaacaaaaaataagtCCAACACgaaaaatagataaaataaaaggaagaatCTCACTGATGAATCAACAAATTGCCCAGAGAAATAAAGACTATGAAACCAAGTCTTCTCAGAAATAAGGACAAAAGTGAAGTTAATTGGTGGGTCCACAAAATTATCATCATATTTCTTGAACCGGAACAATacattaaaaaacaaaataaaaaagttaacaaattaATCAGACATATTACGCATagaaaaaacttaaaaacaattAATGGTTATACATACTTGTTCCTTTTCTTCAAATCACATTTAATCGAGAAGTCAAACTCAGACAGTTGTTCTTTAGTGTGATTATCACCAAGTTCATTGAAATATGGACAAATATTATCCAATATTTtcctctttcttttttgtttcactCCGACTTCAGAAGATCCAAAATTTGTTAAGAAATGAGACTTTACTAAAGCGCTCGGCTTCGCTTGCCTTTTCTTTCCCAAAATCAGTCCATTATCAACTGCTTGTGCATTATCATACAACACAATCGACCACTTACTTTTATCCTCCAAAGAACTATTCTCTTTAAGTGGTCTCTCAACTGATTCATTATTAACTCTCCATATTACATTAGAGACATGAAATGTGAGAGTTTGAGGACTTGAGCATACAGTTGAGTCAACTTTAATTGAATcctaaaaaagaaataaatatgtACATCCAATACTTTATTATAAACAAGCAAACAAGGGGAAAAATAACCaattttttaaacaaataaaaggaaaagaaaatcttACTTTATCAGTAGTAAAAAATTGTGAAGCAATCTGAACAGAATGCTCCAAATCAGCCCCCAACTCCTCACCAATTTCAACATTTTGGTAACCCCCAGAAGAATGGCCATCaaaaaaatcctaaaaatacaaaaacaaGCAATTTTTACAAAAATTAGAACCAAATTAGATATAATAAAGGGaaaaacacaaacaataataaccaGTTACCTCAGAAGAAGCCTTAGCATGCATAGGATCTTCAAACTCTCCACCAACATTATGATTACCAACATCCATAGATGCCTTAATACCACCCAACATAGATATAACAGAAGCAAAATCAgatgtcaaagatttcttcaatTCAGAAATTGCAAGCAATATACACTTATGAGAATCTTGCACTTCAGCCAATTTTGATTGAATGGCAATAAGATCCTCATGCATATATGATGGACTAGCATCATCATCAGGTGGATCTGTTGGCAAAAACTTACTCTCAAAAGACAACCCTCTCAGTATATGCAGTCTCATTTCTTCATTTGTAGGGATTATGACATTAACATCATActgcaataataaaaaattatttttaaacaaaaggaaaaaataactgtaataagtaactagttacccaaacataaaacatacataataaaaatagaattgaatgacaaaaaaaccaaaaaaataaaataaaacaaaatcattACTTCTTCCTCCAAAAGAACTTTATCAACCAAATACAGGTATGACACACTTCCCCTGCTTGTCCAATTCAGAATCCTTGGAAACAAAAAATTAACCCTTCTACACAACGCTTGAGAACAAGAAGGAATGCTCTCATATATCCATATGAGGAAAGTAATAGGGAAACCATAACACTTATAACTATGGTTATTCAGTGACCCATCTGCTTTCCTAGGAACATAATCATACATGGTGTTCATATCTTTCAATACTGCTCGCATGACACACCTAGTTCTTTGCCACAACAATTTCCCAAAAGCAAACTTCTTCATCACAGCGAAATTAGTATCAACCATGGCAAATATGGAGTTGTCAACACGAGTCTCAGTTTGTgtcccaaataaaaaaattgctaACAAATGAATGATAGCCAACTTAACGACAACCTCATCACCTTTCTTCAAATTTTTATCATTGAACGCACATGCAACCTCCTATTTCCTAAGTTTTTCGTCCTTCCTGGGTTTACCTTCGTACAACAGAAAAAGAGATTTCCTAAGCCCTAAATCAGCCTCTTTGAACATGCTAAAGTCAACACTGCCCACACATTTCAAACCAGTAATGAGAGCAAACTCATTGATTGAGAACCTAACTAATTTGCCACCCAATTTAAACTAAAACTCTGAATCTTCATTTTTTTGATGAACCTCCTTAAGAAAATACTATGAAATAACTGCGCCTGAAATGTAATATCAGGCATATCCAAAAAGTGACCGAATGAGGTTCTTCGAAACATCGCTTTTTGTTTCGAACTTAAAACTGCCTTAATCTCACTAATAACAGAAGGCTTATTCCACTTATGGGCTTTACTACCAAAACGCCTATCAGGTTTAATTCTGAAATGCGCAtcctagaaaaaaaatatatggcaACAAATTACACACTATTTACGTAACACTAAACATAATAAAGTAACTGTGAATAatataaaggaaaaaaataaataaataaaacaaagtaactAGGTACCTATTATAAAACACTAAACATCAACAACTAACTCAGTACCTATAAAAGCCAAAACAAAAAAAAGTGGACAACATACAGAACAAAGTAActtataattaaaataacaaaaaatgatAAAAGCAAATCAATTGAAAAGTAACTAGGGACCACATGAGAACACATTACAAAACACTAAACTTAATAAATATAATCATACGCTTAAACAATATAAAGTAACCAGGGACCACAAAAGAAAGCAATACCAAACACATAAAAActatgaacttaaaaaaaaatactaaacatCAACAACTAACTCGGTACCTATAAaagccaaaaaatatatatataaaaaaacaaaagtgGATAACATACAGAACAGGGTAACTTAACATTAAAATAGCAAAAAATGATAAAAGTAAATCAATTCAAAAGTAACTAGGGACCACATGAGAACACATTACAAAACActaaacataataaacataatCATACGCTTAAACCATATAAAGTAACAAGGGACCACAAAGGAAAGCAATACCAAACATATATAAActatgaacttaaaaaaaaaaaaaaaaaaaacatacacataaacatggAAAACAAAATCAAAGTAACTAGGTACCTTAACTCTACTCCCATGATCTTTTTTTGTCCCAACAGATGTGCTCTTCATCCTTGATGAATCTTTACCTCGAGGGGAAGAACGCAAACCACCATCAACACTTGTTGATGAAGAACCAACATTACCTCtctaaaaaacataaacataaaataaaattaacaaatacaaCAGAATAAAATATTTGAGAACAActcaaattaacaaaaataaacaaataaccaaaccaaaacacagaaaaaaaaaatatacaaatcaaAATAAGAACCAAAGATAAAAAAGAAACCAAAATACCTCAATGTTAGGTCCTGCATTGTCAACAGGAACTATTAGAGTTCGAGGAGAACAACGCATACCCATACCCTTCACGTCCGTTAGCCGAAAACTTCCGAAAATTCCAGTCGTCCTCAACTTCTATTCAACAACTCCAATGACCGAAACACAACTCCAATCACCCGAAATTCTATTCAATAACTCTGATCACCGAAAACACAAAAAACATGCAAAAACAACCggtttgaagaagagaagaagaataatgGGGAAAAAAAACTGAAATGAATGGTAAAGTTAAAAGAAGAAAGATGTAAAagtaatataaaaaagttaaaacataataatataaaaatataaaactacctttacaaaattttaaagaattaaacaaaataaaagtacAAAACTACCCTTGGACTTAAAAAAAAGTCAATAGAAATAAATATATGGCATAATCAAACATTTtaacaaaaatatggaaaaaaaaccataaaaatgataaaaaagtataaaaatccataaaaatattctgttgaaaaaaaaatcatattttttaaaacatcaattaaaagtccatataaaatgtaatttccactAATTTATTGGTGGACCTTGGCCAATGAGAAGATAATTTATTGgtatatatattatttgttaaatattgaaaattttatttgatttttattaGCTTAATTTGTGAAGGGAGTTAAAATTAATGAAAGCATAACGTCGTAATTATGGACATAGCAATAACGTAGTGGAAGAcgtatcatattattattataggCCGACTGTTTAATTTGACATGTGTGAAATCATATCAAACTATTTTTTAATTACTCTTACTCTTACAAAATGAAAAGAAGTTCCCAAAAATTTCTAGACTAAATATATTTACTATTTGGcaatttatatttatatgcatgatGAAATATTTTTATGACTACTTGCGTAGCCAGATGACAAGTTTTCTTTGATCACTGttaatttagtatatatatatatgtagtagTTGAACTTGAAGGTTTAGAACTCCACTCCAACGAAATCTATAAATTATAGAACTAGAAAACGATAAATGCAGAGCAGATTAACATATAGATTGCTAATCATGAAAGGTGTTATActactggttgtttctctaattaTTGTAAGTCTAACATTGTCAACCTCAAACGTTAATGCAACCACCAAACATAGTCATTTCGTGTTGGTTCATGGGGCTGGCCATGGAGCTTGGTGCTGGTACAAGGTGGCTACTCTCTTACAATCCATGGGTCATAATGTCACAACTATGGACCTTACAGCCTCAGGAATCAATCCTATCCATAGCCAAGTCAACGGTTCATTGGTTGACTACGCTAAGCCGTTGATGAATTTCATGGCATCTTTGCCGGCGGCGGCCACAGCGAAGAAGGTCGTCTTGGTGGGCCATAGTTTAGGTGGACTCAGTATATCTCTTGCTATGGAGACCTTTCCCCATAAGATTTCAGCTGCAGTATTTGTCACAGCGTTTATGCCTGGTCCTAATCTCAGCTATTAAAAAATATCCCAAGAGGTAAATatgttttttattaataattaaggAATCATTGTTAGATAGatcaaaattaacattaattacagAGTAGTCAAAATTAATTTTcttacaaacaatgataacaataaaTTATTAATTCGTTTATTAgacttttattttatattttcttgCAACATGTTAAACATTGTCATATGATTTGTATTTTGAACTTTAGTTATCATATTAATTTGATCTAACAGTATTTTCCATGATATGAAAAAACGGTGTAAAAATAAgatacaatatatataaatattttattcagACATattaaaatgatatatatattttaatcttATGATATACAAGCACTGTTATATCAACTTTAAGTTGATATAATATTTAGCATAATCAACTTATAATAAATAACTTCTTTTAAACTAAAAATTTGAAATAGATTCATCATATATATACTATACTAATTAAGTGAGCTTTTCTTTTGAGAAACAGAATACACAGGGAAATGGTTCTCCTATGGATTCGACATTTATATATGGCCATGGTCCAAATAATCCTCCTACTGCTGTACTTTTTGGCCCAAATTTATTGGCATCAAAATTTTACCAGCTTTCTCCACCAGAGGTATAACATAGATATACATAAACAATTGATTTgtcatatatttaattaattgcaAATATTAAGTTAATTAACAAtctactatatatataatatcggttaataaatatatattaattattaagcAGGATAAAATTTTGTGCATATGTTTAATAGGCAGGATTTGGTGCTTGGTCTATCATTGTTGAGACCTTATGATATGTTTAGTAATGAAGAATTGTTTAATAAACAACTAAAACTGACCAAAGAGAAGTATGGCTCTGTAAGAAGAGTTTTTATCGCGTGCGACCAAGACCATGCGATCAAGGAGAGTTTGCAGAGGTGGATGATTGAGAGGAATCCACCGCATGAAGTGATGGTCATCAATGGAACAGATCATATGGTTATGCTCTCTAGGCCACTCGAGCTCTTTTCCTACCTGGGACAGATTGCACACAAATATTATTAATACATTCATGTAATTATAAAATGATTTCTTTCACAACTATTGTTAACATGCCTAAATAAACTGAAACTCTTTATACATTCTTACTAAAAGTTTGATTTGTTACTCTGTTCTGTTACACATATTactaatattcaaatttaaataaaatattactagTACTTTGATTTGTTACTCTTTTACACATGTtacaaatatttaaaattttaagaaataatattGCTTATAAACTAAAGTAAAGAATACCATGTTTACATCTTTCAACCAAAATTATTCTTGACTTACATTTATGGGATATATGTAACTTTATCTCGAGCTCTCCTCAAGAATCAGTTTAAGCTCTCTTGGTATCAGCTGATGATATATGGGGGATGGAGCTTCAAAAAAGtttacaactttttttttttttttaatttctaaaatGATATAACTAAAAACGAAAATATAGTCAGACATGTACCTCACTATATCCACATGGGCATAATAAAAATGACTTGTAAAATAAACACAGATTTATGATAAAACAATTAAAATACTTGTCTCAATACAATTCATCTTACTATAATAACGTCACAAATTATCTAATAAAGcctagagccttgattaggggatCAGGgtggtaaattataaaaattatgtgatatatatatgtgtatcattatatgattatgtgagttatattataatatgacttgatatgcatctttagatgtattaaatatgcatgtgaccCAATTTCTGATTAAAATGacaattttttgtaatttggcccgttatgggtatatttggcatatatgtgatatatgtgcaggatcacattattatgtgaatatatttgagttactcagcacgagacgatcctaaggagcaagctagtgggaaaatcacaacgggacccatacttgactcggtggGAGTCGATGGATATTtttggtatttagtacattaccgggatatagggtaatgagaataaatatttgatgatatattgggagttagtgagatcaaaaGGGAATTATGAGATTTTGACTATTtggcccccggggacgtttttgggatcctgagcatttggatttgcttgaggttacttaagctcgaagtaacctgtcagaaacataaaaagaacattcagttacattctctctctcccgttctcttttTAATGCTCGTTCGCATTTTCGAAGttaactcgagttttaggacttggattcaagcaaggttagagtcataacgattctagggaagattaaaagcttgttagctagaggatttagcgagaaacgacataatcagaggtaatttaagctttgaatttatgagtttccacttcctaaagtttcttaagttttgaatttggattatatgttttgatgagtttttgaattgtttaggacttgggttttgatggttttgagccattgagatgtttgggaactttgtttttgggatccggataagtttggataggtttttggaagtttttaaatgaagaaaacaaAGTTTTATGGCTGGGATTGCGGtcgagtcgcgaccctgttcttgggcactgcATCTCAAGCTTGACGAAGAAGATGAAGCAGGGCTGCTGGGCTATTTGAGCCACAAACTAGTGTAGTCATAGAGGGCTctgggcctctgacttgagcggggCTTCGGCTCTAGTGTTTGGGGTCGTGACTCAAAAggggaaaaatggccaaaatgagtttttagtcatgagaacttaaacctaagggctcgggatctaTCATACTACCCGGTTTGGAAGGATTCAATGTTCTGGAGGCTAGGAATTGGTCTGGAAGCCTatgtttactcgttattgacgagattctatattatggttgtgactaggttattgttaggggctcggaactgggatcatgctcgaggggtcgtttattggtaacatgtgtttggaccaaaggtaagaaaactgcacccagtatgtgatacatgtgataaTAGCGtggcctgaatgttgaatatagttttgatcagagcttgagtctctgtaaatgtgaatgattattattatgcttgtgattccaaattgttgaacaggaacatgaatagggcatggacgcctgagtatgtgcatgattatgattatgcttgtgaatgttgattaagcatgttgaatgctttataactggatatttgacatatgatatatgcatgtttgcattatcttatggagtaaggcttgacttatcagtcaaggacgacaataacgttggtcataaagcattgaatCATCAGTCAACGGCGGCAATAACGCTGGTCGTTTTGATTAGGCTAACCAAAAGCACCAGGTTCGCTTAAACAGAGGATAGGAACAAGGGatctggggtgacttattagtcccatatcctagcattgacttattagtcaagaacgaccttagcCCGTTGAGTGCTGGTCAACACATTATACACTTAAACAGAGGATAGGACTAAGGGATCCAGGGTGACTTAtttgtcccatatcctagcatggacttattagtcaagaacgtcCTTATCACGTGGAGTACTAGTCAGCGCTAGGTACGCTTTTACAAAGGATAGGGCTAAAggacccagggtgacttattagtcccatatcctagcattgacttattagtcaaggatggcgtTAGCATGGTAAGTGTTGTTCGTaaagcattaacttattagtTAAGGACGGCAATAGCATAGTGAGtactggtcgtaaggcattgacttattagtcaaggacaacatTAACACACTGAATGCTGGTCGTaagacattgacttattagtcaagcaggGCAATAGCGCACTAAGCGCTGGTCCATATGATTTAGCCTAACCAGGAGTGCATTATACGCTTGACTGATCTATTGGTCAGAGAAAACTTAGTGTCGAGTATGCTAGATcagctccaaagctggttatTCAGAGGGCGGGGCAAAGGAACTCAAGTTGATCCAAAGCTGATTAGGGTTgaaagccccagaatgattccataatcatttatttgtacctgtatgcttgcatgagtagggttattattgctaggcatgcttattatgatttggtaacatgtcattaactgcttatgagcatgtttaaattttcttgctaagccttggttcacgagtgctatgtggtgcatgtaaagggaaagagagatgaaccatccttgagttagagagcttaggtgatgatttATACATAtacggttgctcgaccaccacgaccgagggtttaaagaggaactagggtcaatccctattttgccgcttaggtcggtgggttgtaactcttttattgtaattaacattttaagtgtattttgagatcccatgtatatagtaaacgttttagtgaaacgtttgtatctttgaccaaaaatttttaccctaaaccattaatctcattatggacaaatgactcatttagcgagtttagcactatttaaaacacacactgtaatggtccctgggtagtagggagTTGCACTTACATTAAGAAATTAAAGTGATTAACGAATCTAcctataaa
The genomic region above belongs to Humulus lupulus chromosome 1, drHumLupu1.1, whole genome shotgun sequence and contains:
- the LOC133779744 gene encoding methyl jasmonate esterase 1-like, which gives rise to MQSRLTYRLLIMKGVILLVVSLIIVSLTLSTSNVNATTKHSHFVLVHGAGHGAWCWYKVATLLQSMGHNVTTMDLTASGINPIHSQVNGSLVDYAKPLMNFMASLPAAATAKKVVLVGHSLGGLSISLAMETFPHKISAAVFVTAFMPGPNLMSFSFEKQNTQGNGSPMDSTFIYGHGPNNPPTAVLFGPNLLASKFYQLSPPEDLVLGLSLLRPYDMFSNEELFNKQLKLTKEKYGSVRRVFIACDQDHAIKESLQRWMIERNPPHEVMVINGTDHMVMLSRPLELFSYLGQIAHKYY